The sequence GCTCGCCGACCGGGCCCGCCGCCAGGCCGACCGGTTCGGCGCCGAGCTGCTGCAGGCCGGCGAGGTGACCGCGCTGGAGTCGCGGGGCACGGCCCGGGTGGCGCGGCTGTCGGACGGCACCGAGATCGCCGCGCACGCCGTCATCCTCGCCACCGGCGTCTCCTACCGGCGCCTCAACGCGCAGGGCGTGGACGACTTCGTCGGGCGCGGCGTGTACTACGGTGCCGCGCTCACCGAGGCGCCGTCCTGCAAGGACGAGGAGGTCGCCGTCGTCGGCGGCGCCAACTCCGCGGGCCAGGCGGCCGTGCACCTGGCCAAGTACGCCAGGAAGGTGCACATCATCGTCCGGGCCGACGACCTGGAGAAGTCGATGTCGCACTACCTGGTCGAGCAGATCGCGGCGACGCCCAACATCGAGGTGCACACCGGCAAGACGGTGTGCGCGGCGGAGGGCGCCGACCGGCTGGAACGGCTCACGTTCGCGTGGCCGGGCGGCAAGAAGACCATCGACGCGCACTGGCTGTTCGTGTTCATCGGCGCGGAACCGGGCACGGAGTGGCTGGACGGCTTCGTGGAGCGCGACGTGCGCGGGTACGTCCTGACCGGGCCCGACCTCGTCGGCGGCGGCCGCCGCCCCGCCGGGTGGCCGCTCGCCCGCCAGCCCTACCACCTGGAGACCAGCGTCCCCGGGGTGTTCGCGGCGGGCGACGTCCGCTCGGAGTCGATGAAGCGGGTGGCGTCCGCGGTCGGCGACGGCGCGATGGCCGTCGCGTTGGTCCATCGTTACCTGGAGCAGGCATGAACACGGCGTCACCGGAGCAGCTGCGGGAGCTGTTCCTCTTCGAGGACCTGGACGACGAGAAGCTCGGCTGGCTGTCGGCCTGCGGGACGGTCGCGGACTACCCCGAGGACGGGATCATCTGCGCCCAGGGCGATGCCGCCGAGTTCCTCTACGTGCTGCTCGACGGCGAGATGGTGATGACCCAGAACGTCCGGGGCCACGTGGCGCAGGTCAGCCGGACCGACCGTCCCGGCACCTACGGCGGGGCCGTGCAGGCCTACCTGGGCGACAAGATCGAGCAGAGGTACCAGCACTCATTGCGCGCGACGCGCCCCTCGAAGCTCTTCGTGCTGCCGGCGCGCAAGTTCGCCAAGATGGTCCGCAAGTGGTTCCCGATGGCCACGCACCTGCTGGAGGGCATCTTCTTCGGGATGACCAACGCGCGGCGGGTCGTCGACCAGCGCGAGCGCCTCACCGCGCTCGGCACCATCACCGCGGGCCTCACGCACGAGCTGAACAATCCGGCCGCCGCCGCGGCACGGGCCAGCGCCGAGCTCGGCGACCGGCTGATCGGCGCGCAGAAGAGCCTGGCCGGCCTCGCCGCGCAGGGCGTCGACTGCACCCATCTGAGCGCGCTCGTGGCGCTGCGCCCGGCGCTGCCCGCCGCGCCGGGCGGGCGCCGCAGCCCGCTGGAGGTCAGCGACGCGGAGGACGAGCTGGGCGACTGGCTGGAGGAACACGGCGTCGACGACGCCTGGGACCTCGCGCCCGGCCTGGTGGCCGCCGGGATCGGCATCGAGCAGGCCGGGGAGGTCGAGCAGGCGGCGGGCGGCCACCTGCCGGCCGCGATGCGCTGGCTGGCCGAAGTGCTGGAGGTGACCCAGCTCCAGGCGGAGATCTCCGAGGCGATGGGCCGCATCACCGCGCTACTGGACTCGGCCCGCCAGTACTCCCAGCTCGACCGCGCGCCCTACCAGCGCACCGACCTGCGCGAGCTGCTGGACAGCACGCTCACCATGCTGAAGCGCAAGTTCGGGGACGGCGTGATGGTCAAGACCGTCTATGACGAGACGCTGCCGCCCGTCCCGGTCTACGCGGCCGAGCTGAACCAGGTGTGGACGAACCTGATCGTCAACGCGCTCTACGCGATGCAGGGCAGCGGCACGCTGACGATCCGCACCGCCCGCGAGAACGACTACGCGATGGTGGAGATCGCCGACACCGGGACCGG is a genomic window of Actinomadura citrea containing:
- a CDS encoding ATP-binding protein, whose protein sequence is MNTASPEQLRELFLFEDLDDEKLGWLSACGTVADYPEDGIICAQGDAAEFLYVLLDGEMVMTQNVRGHVAQVSRTDRPGTYGGAVQAYLGDKIEQRYQHSLRATRPSKLFVLPARKFAKMVRKWFPMATHLLEGIFFGMTNARRVVDQRERLTALGTITAGLTHELNNPAAAAARASAELGDRLIGAQKSLAGLAAQGVDCTHLSALVALRPALPAAPGGRRSPLEVSDAEDELGDWLEEHGVDDAWDLAPGLVAAGIGIEQAGEVEQAAGGHLPAAMRWLAEVLEVTQLQAEISEAMGRITALLDSARQYSQLDRAPYQRTDLRELLDSTLTMLKRKFGDGVMVKTVYDETLPPVPVYAAELNQVWTNLIVNALYAMQGSGTLTIRTARENDYAMVEIADTGTGIPEEDLDRIFTPFFTTKPVGQGTGLGLDISWRIVADRHGGDIRVQSLPGDTRFQVLLPLTEPAEEPAEEPPQ